The genome window ACTTCTTTGGGGTCACAAACAGTTACTTCACACAAACACCGCCCTTCACCTCCATGGTGGTCTGGAAGGTTCCTGTGGGAGAACTTCCTCCCTCAGCAGCACTCCTCGTCCCTCACAGACCGACGGCACCACTGTAGAGGACTAGAAAAGGTCTCCCTGCTTCCCTCTGGTGACGTCTTGGCGTGTcggtgagaggagaggagcagcagctccggTGTCGGTCCGGCTCGTGGTCGCTGGTAGCTCGCCAGATGTGGTGGATTCATTTCTTCCCAGTTTGAACTATTTAACTGTGACTTTATCTGACTGGTGATGAGGACCCACGCGTCCTCACAGGGACTCTTagtaacacacagaacacactgcACATCTCATCCTTCACTTCAGACTCTTATTGGAGCAACAGCACTCGAATAAACCCACTTCTTTCCTGAAAGACACCACCTGTCACCACCTGGATGTGtagatgctggtcatctgcctccagtgtgtctTGCAGTGGTTTCTTTGCAGTGGTTTCTTTGTCGATGCAGGTCGATGCAGGTTGAAACATTTGATTGACTGACTGCTGAAGGAAGCTGAGTGTGAAATGAAGATGATGGTCAgtatgatgctgatgatgaatgAGTGAACATGATGagctgtggaagaagaagaggtgaaggacaaagctgtgtgtatgagagtgatgtaatgtccatgtctccatgctgctctgacccccctcctcctttcagggtggagcctgatggagtccgatggttgagaccaggtctgaggaagtgtaagtgtgctttgattcatgaagattcaaccatcttcacactgtgacatcactcattcacctctgtgacgtcatcatcaacgtgtcagtagatgaacacatgattaataactgcagctgtattgtgtcttgttctctcatcagattcctgtcaactcacaatcgacacaaacacagtaaacagagaactcaaactgtctgacaacaacaggaaggtaaCATGGGTGATGGAGGATCAGTTTTATCCTGATCACCCAGACAGATTTAACCACTggcatcagctgctgtgtagaactggtctgactggtcgcggttactgggaggtcgagtggagcggAAACgttgatgtatcagtgagttacagaggaatcaagaggaaaggagaccGTAGAAACGCAGTGTTTGGAtggaatgatcagtcctggactCTGACGTGCTCCTATGGAGGTTACTCTGTTCAGACAGGgacacgcatcacctcctcctcctcctcctcctcctctggtagagtagcagtgtatgtggactgtcctgctggctctctgacCTTCTACGacgtctcctctgacacactgatccacctccacaccttcagcaccacattcactgaacctctttatcctgggttcaggttcaggtccaattatggttcctcagtgtctctgtgtcctctttaggatggagagtctcctcctggtggatgttggttcatgtgggtgtagatgcaggtggagcaggtgaggggtacctgagctggtctggactctggggggtccacagctctctgggactcagatggaagtgtgaaagagctcagcttaatgctgctgtgctccttcaatcaatagatgatcatttagatattggctcctaattaggctttaatcttcatctttatgtgttcaagaagacattttataagacgctctttcatctgtccccccatatgagacaaatgtgtccttatgtgtgtgtgcgcttcatcagcaataataaaaacaaggtgaagaaggaaaatatttaactgcaaatctttctaaatctgttgagtgaaataaaatctaatttcacataatcaggtttgttttgaacaagaagctttttaatggttcagcaaacctctcaaggaaatattgaatatgcgttacttttACTACTTTACTacgtgtttttattcactataatgtcatttacaacatttactccatgtgttactttaacagaaatagaattgtttggctctaatgttaaatgacttttattggaaacaactgtacatgtttaaacaggccatcaaataaagatgctttcaacacgctgtattatttcttttgacatgaaatactctgatcctttttaaagatgctgtactattgatttttgtactatttcctccataatatgtgtatttattctacagccctgttgctgtgtcaatagcacagaggaaacattgctggtgcagcatgttgaagaaggaagtgagtaaataaagaaatgagtaatgaataagttgctttattaaccttattaaccttcacgcagagccgtctcacaacaacacaaactactgagctcgctgcttcaggtgcaacttgaagctttcattctgcactaaatgtcacacttaagtcaccaacaaaaacacacaaagcacaaggcCATCCTGGGTTCTGACAACGAGCAAGGAGACATGGAAAGTTGGATTGATCTTGTAATGAGTGGGCAACTGTAACCGAGAAGACACCGCATTGACTTGCTTGATAATCTTGAATGGGCCGATAAAACGAGGACTTAGCTTCTTGGACTGGAGGCGGAGATGGATGTTCCGCGTGGAGAGCCAGACTTCCTGACCGGGTTGGAGCTGAGGTGCCGCGCGTCTGTCGGTCTGCGTTCACCTTCTGACGTTGGATGGCCTGTCGTAGATGGACGTGAGCGGCGTCCCAGACCGCCTTACTCCTTCTAAACAAAACGGGACAGACCAACTGGACAGTAAACAGGGGGGAGTTTGGGGACCAGATATTGAAGGCCTCAGTACTCTGGGGAAGGGGAGCGCTGGATCGTGAcagtccctgagcaaggcacctaacccctaattgctccctgagCGCCCTTACAgctgcacactgctcccactgtgtgggacgggTTAAAAACGCTACGTAAGTCGttttcagctaaatgaaatgtaatgtcttACTTTGGATTCAATCTTGATTGCAATTTAAAGGGTGGCTCTGATTTTGATTTGATCTTCTGAAAAGTTTTGATAGATGTTGATTTGATCTCCAGTGGTTGAACctaattttatttaaatgtcagataaGGAAGTTATTATTCCATTGTGCTTTGAGTTAAGGTTACATCATCACTACTAGTTAAAGTTTAAATGGTATTCAAACGTTTAAACACGAGAGGATTTAAATCCTGATCGATTATCATTGCAGGTGGTTTAGACTTTCACTTTCTTAATTCGgcttttttgtttgaatttaaTTTGAACTTCTAGTTTGTtgggtttcctcttctctctcctgtgttTACACCGTAATTGTATACGTTTAATCTCAGGTTTCCGATTCTAACATTGAGTTGCTCAAGCCATAACTAGTTTGATTTTTTGCCCTTTAATTACACCTGTATTGATAGCGTTTGATCTGTATTGTCGTTATTACTTTGATTGACTGTCTCCCTTTCAGATCCAgtagtttactttgcattgcaTCTCATCATAGTCAGTGACAGAATAGCTCCTGGGACAGAAGCGACACCTCAGGGTTCTTTAGACacaccaggttgcatcatggttacTTTTACCAGTCGGTTGGGCCAGTGAGCAGATGAAGATCAGATGGagcccaaagaaagagaaagggagtggagtaggatgaagagatgcttgagaagatggcagaagaatgggtggttcccaaccaggtcaccacctgtgggtgaagacaggcgcaaggtgtggagggagactgtagcagcaggaaaccaagccactacggcttatgtgggagccggccgcttagataagtaagaagagacgtgtctgcaccaagcggctgctcgcctactggagggcagtccacccaaacacccccaaacctgctgttggactggcagaagaagaagaagcagatggtGAGCCCAGTCAAGCCGCCACCTCTCAGTCCAGACACCCATGcccccctcagctgtacccagaagctgcacaggagaggccaggtccttcccgccacatgcagagaaaaggagaacttcaaacagtccCTTTGTCAAACCGAGCATCCAGAACAAGAACCTCTGTTgcatctgagaggaggaacgggggaagtcgtgagcgatggaaaagatgagcctgagggaaacaACTTAGaaaagatgacatcatcacatgagGGTCACGAGAGCGTGGTGGTTGAaataggagaagaggaagcaggaaggaggagaggctgCTATTGGAGGACGTCCTCCCCATAGACATTCTCggatatctgcagcagcagaagcagactaAAGACAGTGAGACAGGAGACAACTGCAGGTGATagacaaacagccccaataCCTCTGGGGGGcagaggacaaatatccagcaggAAGAGACCATTCAATGGGTCTCCAGCAGCCCCCACCGCGCAGAGGCAGACGACGTGGGAACAAATGAGGACGTGGATGTTATAAATGTGGACAGGAGGACTATTGGAGTGTCCCAGGAGTTATGAAAGGGACACGCAACCAAACGCTCCTCCACGGCTGTTCTATACAACGCAgcccggcagaaccagaggacgggtccacctcccacccctccccatgcaacccccataacaactagctggtgacacaccgacccccACTACTTCCCAACAGCTcagtctccccagtttacgactcacattccaggtagaagaagggagaatagaaagtacagactattgagagtgtcagaaaatGGATTTACAAACAgtacgaaacattgatttactaatagaGGGAAACTGTCATTAAAAATGAAGAGACAaggttgtgaaagatttaaatgaggaatgaaggtgatgagaaatAAGGGGAATTGTTGTATATCGTGTCAGTTTTTTGCAATAATCtttgtagttttttagtctcctcctaaGCTCAGAGATAAGcagtaaattgttgagtgctgctgtTGAGGttaaagtgcacgatacacttgatacagtatctggatgatggaagcaaatgtctgatcaaaggaacattgatagcagcagtacatgaaatatggaaactttGTTAGACGTCATCTTGTGATGGTTCAACtggtacacacttacatttggatacgctaaacATGAGAGgttgctgaatgaatgaatgtactaGATGGTTTATTTTGATGGGAAGGAAATAGGGAAGTAagtaaagaagagaaaagaaagtgttTGAAAGTATGACAGAGGGTAAGTGGAAGTGTAAAGATGGAAAAATAGGTTGAAGAGTCAAACAGTAATGATGCAGATGATCACATATCATGACTGCGCAGACAGGCTGAaggcaaaaggagaaagaatTGACTGTACGGTTGGAGAAATGTGAGGTCATATTTGTGTGTAATCCTGGCGTGAGCAGATCTATTACTTCAAGGTCACAATGAACAAGAAAACTTGAtgaattagttgatgaagacatggaaaCGTCATGCGACACCATGAGGATGAGACCTCTAAGTGAGAACGCACAGAGAACATCGATCGGGACATCAAGACAACATTTGTGTTCGCTGTTTGTGATTTGACTGGAATGAATGCCTCCTCAAACACGTCGGAAACGAGGCTGGTTGAGGATTTACAAAGCAGTAGGTAAATACTGAATACGCAGAGGCTTTCTTTATATCACATGCTTTCATTTTTCCATTGAGATGTTGTTCTAATATGAAGTGAATTCAAACaggagggaacagaaccagaacagcaagaacaaagaagggatttttcttttaagaaaGCAACATTCATAAGCGTCATCAACGTGCTAATTACTTCAGGTGTAGTgggtagatatgtgtgtttacctctacaggcttcatgctgtcctgatatcattagggaactccttccaccatttggGAGCCAGGACAAAGGAGGACTTTGTTGAGTGTTTAGCTCTCTGTGAAGAAAccagcagatgcagagttggGAGTGAATGAGGGACCAGAGGCTGCATTCAGCGGAaaatgcagaggtcaaaggtgaagacAATTCGTGGTCGAGGAGGGACTAAAGGCTgccgcatgtttctgcgtctttacgctctgtcgtgtcgacgcactcgtttcacttcctggttgtaaagtcttgcgtgtgttgcagagtgttgggagtaacgcgttacaCGTTACTGTAACACATCCTATGAGGCAGAGTTTTGGCCGTCCACCATCCGACAAGTCTAagggaccgccgtcaccacctCGTAGTGATCGGGAATGCTTTTATTGTCATAAGAAAGGACATGTCATTTCGGATTGTTTTTCTCTGAAGCGTAGACAACAGGTCTCGCCTGGCCCACAAAAGCCAAAAGGCATGGGTCTGATTAAAGGGGTGTCACCACCGGAAGCTGGAATGTCACAACCTGAAGAGGATGGACCTGATGACTGTTTCAAACCCTTTATGTCTGAAGGCTTGGTCTCCTTTACTGGGAACCCTGAAGACCAGCGTCCAGTACAGATGCTAAGGGACACAGGAGCATCCCAATCTATTATTCGCGAGGGCATCTTACCATTGTCATCAATATCCTCATGTCGCTCAAGTGTAGTTGTTCGAGGTGTTGGCAGGAGCTTCATACCAGCCCCTCTCCATAGAATTAATGTTCTGTCACACCTGGTAAATGGGTTCTTTAGAGTGGCTGTATTACCAGCATTGCCCATTAGAGGGGTAGACTTCATCCTGGGAAACGACCTAGCTGGTGGCAGAGTTGTACCAGTCCCTGAATTGGTAGACAGCCCCGATTTGCGTTCGGAGTCTGACAACATGGCAGAGATGCATCATGGCACATTTCCAGCTTGCGTGACTACCAGAGCCCACACAAAGAGATATCGCATTGATTTGTCTGACACTTTTCTGGTCACAGAACCGGTTCCTGAAGCTGTTGTGAGCGAGGTTCAGCCTGCTGATGATACTGGATCTACCCTCACCAGTCGCGAGGGGGTTGAACTGCCAGCCACCAGAGACGATTACATTGCAGCCCAAAGAGCAGATGTCACCCTGGTGAAATGTTCTTCATCTGTTCTTAGCCAAGAAGAAGCCAAGAGAAAGCAAATGGCCTACTTTCTCGATAATGGCCTGTTAATGCGTCGCTGGACTAGTGGAGGTTCAGAAGAGATGGATTGGAGTGAGACTTACCAGGTCGTGGTACCTACATCCCATCGTTCTCAGGTACTGTCCTTAGCCCATGATCACCCATGGTCAGGACACCTGGGGATCACCAAAACCTACGGTAGAGTCCtcagacatttcttttggccagaACTCAAAACTGATGTTGTTAACTATTGTCGTACTTGTCATGTGTGTTAAGTCGTTGGAAAACCGAACCAAGTGATTCCTCCCGCTCCCCTCTGCCCTATTCCGGTAATGGGTGAGCTGTTTGAGAGAATTATGGTCGATTGTGTCGGGCCATTGCCAAAAACTAAGACTGGAAATCAGTTCTTACTAACCGTAATGTGTGCTTCCACTAGGTTCCCCGAGGCCATCCCACTACGAAGGATAACTACCCCAATTATGACAAAGGCTGTGGTAAaattcttttcattgtttggtctGCCAAAAGTAGTTCAAACCGATCCTTCATGTCCTTCATGCCAAAAGCCTTTGCTCAAGCACTCAGAACGTTGAACATTAAACATGTGATGTCTAGTCCCTACCATCCAGAAAGCCAAGGGGCACTGGAAAGATTTTACCAGACGATGAAGTCAATGTTGCAAAAATACCGTGACCCTCCCACCCAAACATCTGTCATAACGCATGAAATTGCATGAAATTGTCTTGACCAGCCCTACACCGATCAAACAACACGCTTATCGGGTAAACCCAGTTAAGAGAGCGGCCATGAGAGAGGAGGTTGACTATCTTGTGCAGAATGGATTTGCAGTGCCAAGTTCCAGTCCATGGAGTTCCCCCTGTCTCTTGGATACAAAGTCTGACGGGAGTTATCGGTTGTGCACTGACTTCCGCAAGGTAAATGCCGTAACTGTCCCGGAAGCACATCCATTACCCCTGATCGACGACTGCATTGATGAAATTGGTCCCGCAAAATATGTAACTAAACTTGACATGTTGAAGGAATACT of Gasterosteus aculeatus chromosome 11, fGasAcu3.hap1.1, whole genome shotgun sequence contains these proteins:
- the LOC120827741 gene encoding neoverrucotoxin subunit beta isoform X1; the encoded protein is MNEEDLEVFDLKKYSASEEALLKLLPVVKASNKALLSGCNLSERSCEALSSVLSSQSSSLRELDLSNNNLQDSGVKLLSAGLKSPHCELETLRLSGCLITEEGCASLASALSSNPSHLRELDLSYNHPGDSGVNLLSTGREDPHWRLETLRVEPDGVRWLRPGLRKYSCQLTIDTNTVNRELKLSDNNRKVTWVMEDQFYPDHPDRFNHWHQLLCRTGLTGRGYWEVEWSGNVDVSVSYRGIKRKGDRRNAVFGWNDQSWTLTCSYGGYSVQTGTRITSSSSSSSSGRVAVYVDCPAGSLTFYDVSSDTLIHLHTFSTTFTEPLYPGFRFRSNYGSSVSLCPL